Proteins encoded by one window of Manis pentadactyla isolate mManPen7 chromosome X, mManPen7.hap1, whole genome shotgun sequence:
- the PDZD11 gene encoding PDZ domain-containing protein 11 — MDSQIPYDDYPVVFLPAYENPPAWIPPHERVYHPDYNNELTQFLPRIVTLKKPPGAQLGFNIRGGKASQLGIFISKVIPDSDAHRAGLQEGDQVLAVNDVDFQDIEHSKAVEILKTAREISMRVRFFPYNYHRQKERTVH, encoded by the exons ATGGACAGCCAGATTCCTTACGATGACTACCCAGTGGTTTTCCTGCCCGCCTATGAGAATCCACCAGCATGGATTCCTCCTCATGAG AGAGTATACCACCCAGACTACAACAATGAGTTGACCCAGTTTCTGCCCCGAATTGTCACACTGAAGAAGCCCCCGGGAGCTCAG TTGGGATTTAACATCCGAGGAGGAAAGGCCTCTCAGCTAGGCATCTTCATCTCCAAG GTGATTCCTGACTCTGATGCACATCGAGCAGGACTTCAGGAAGGGGACCAAGTCCTAGCTGTGAATGATGTGGATTTCCAAGATATTGAACACAGCAAG GCTGTTGAGATCCTGAAGACAGCCCGTGAAATCAGCATGCGTGTCCGCTTCTTTCCCTACA ATTATCATCGCCAAAAGGAGAGGACTGTGCACTAG